In one Nocardioides luteus genomic region, the following are encoded:
- the pstA gene encoding phosphate ABC transporter permease PstA, producing the protein MSNVEISNEETKLSHATLPRGAQWLVGIAAIALGGLALVLGVSIVGAVVIGLLGFLIGYPLWALLVENKRSATDKLITGLVWTAFGVAVIPLIWLVYMVVARGAATINPEFLTYSMRSVTGDEQGGLYHALTGTLIVTGIAALISIPIGIMTAIYLIEYGKGNRLAKAITFLVDVMTGIPSIVAGLFAFALFTLIVGPGTRFGFGGGVALSLLMIPTVVRSTEEMLKLVPDDLREAAYALGVPKWRTITRMVLPTAIGGIVTGVVLAISRVIGETAPLLVASGFNPNMNTSAFDDSPMMTVPVFIYTQLSEATHKGVEYAWGGALVLFILVMVLNLIARIVGTIFAPKTGR; encoded by the coding sequence GTGAGCAACGTCGAGATCTCGAACGAAGAGACGAAGCTGTCCCACGCCACGCTCCCGCGCGGCGCCCAGTGGCTGGTCGGCATCGCCGCGATCGCCCTCGGCGGCCTGGCCCTGGTGCTCGGCGTGAGCATCGTCGGTGCCGTGGTCATCGGCCTGCTCGGGTTCCTCATCGGCTACCCGCTCTGGGCGCTGCTGGTCGAGAACAAGCGCTCGGCGACCGACAAGCTCATCACCGGGCTGGTGTGGACCGCTTTCGGGGTCGCGGTCATCCCGCTGATCTGGCTGGTCTACATGGTCGTCGCCCGCGGCGCCGCCACCATCAACCCGGAGTTCCTCACCTACTCGATGCGCTCGGTCACCGGCGACGAGCAGGGCGGTCTCTACCACGCGCTGACGGGCACCCTGATCGTCACCGGCATCGCCGCGCTGATCTCGATCCCGATCGGCATCATGACCGCGATCTACCTGATCGAGTACGGCAAGGGCAACCGCCTCGCCAAGGCGATCACCTTCCTGGTCGACGTCATGACCGGCATCCCGTCGATCGTCGCGGGTCTGTTCGCGTTCGCGCTCTTCACCCTGATCGTCGGGCCGGGCACGCGCTTCGGCTTCGGCGGCGGTGTCGCGCTCTCGCTGCTGATGATCCCGACGGTCGTCCGTTCCACCGAGGAGATGCTCAAGCTGGTCCCCGACGACCTGCGGGAGGCTGCGTACGCGCTCGGGGTGCCGAAGTGGCGCACCATCACCCGGATGGTGCTCCCCACCGCCATCGGCGGCATCGTCACCGGTGTCGTGCTCGCGATCTCGCGCGTGATCGGCGAGACCGCTCCTCTGCTGGTCGCCTCGGGCTTCAACCCGAACATGAACACCAGCGCTTTCGACGACAGCCCGATGATGACCGTGCCAGTCTTCATCTACACCCAGCTGTCCGAGGCCACGCACAAGGGCGTCGAGTACGCCTGGGGTGGAGCACTGGTGCTCTTCATCCTCGTCATGGTCCTCAACCTCATCGCCCGTATCGTCGGCACGATCTTCGCCCCCAAGACCGGGCGCTAG
- the pstB gene encoding phosphate ABC transporter ATP-binding protein PstB, giving the protein MSIQVKDASIFYGDFKAVEDVSMSIKPKSVTAFIGPSGCGKSTFLRTLNRMHEVIPGAYVEGKIQIAGQDIYGPNVDPVAVRRKVGMVFQRPNPFPTMSIYDNVLAGNKLNSKRIKKAEADSIVEKALRGANLWNEVKDRLGKPGMGLSGGQQQRLCIARAIAVQPEVLLMDEPCSALDPISTAAIEDLIHELKSDYTIVIVTHNMQQAARVSDDTGFFNLKAAGQPGHLVEFNPTKQMFTNPDNPDTEAYISGRFG; this is encoded by the coding sequence ATGTCCATTCAAGTCAAGGACGCCAGCATCTTCTACGGCGACTTCAAGGCCGTCGAGGACGTCTCCATGTCCATCAAGCCGAAGTCGGTGACGGCCTTCATCGGGCCGTCCGGCTGCGGCAAGTCGACCTTCCTGCGCACCCTCAACCGGATGCACGAGGTCATCCCCGGTGCGTACGTCGAGGGCAAGATCCAGATCGCCGGCCAGGACATCTACGGTCCGAACGTCGACCCGGTGGCGGTTCGTCGCAAGGTCGGCATGGTCTTCCAGCGGCCGAACCCGTTCCCGACGATGTCGATCTACGACAACGTGCTCGCCGGCAACAAGCTGAACTCCAAGCGGATCAAGAAGGCCGAGGCCGACTCGATCGTGGAGAAGGCGCTGCGCGGCGCCAACCTGTGGAACGAGGTCAAGGATCGTCTCGGTAAGCCCGGCATGGGCCTCTCCGGTGGTCAGCAGCAGCGGCTCTGCATCGCCCGCGCGATCGCGGTCCAGCCCGAGGTGCTGCTCATGGACGAGCCGTGCTCGGCCCTCGACCCGATCTCGACCGCGGCGATCGAGGACCTCATCCACGAGCTGAAGTCCGACTACACGATCGTGATCGTCACCCACAACATGCAGCAGGCCGCCCGTGTCTCCGACGACACCGGCTTCTTCAACCTGAAGGCCGCCGGCCAGCCGGGTCACCTGGTGGAGTTCAACCCCACCAAGCAGATGTTCACCAACCCGGACAACCCGGACACCGAGGCGTACATCTCGGGTCGGTTCGGCTGA
- a CDS encoding inorganic phosphate transporter, whose amino-acid sequence MELAIVIAVVVVALVFDYTNGFHDAANAIATSVSTRALTPRIALLLAAVMNFVGAFLGQKVAHTVSDTITPPSGAHGLTVVMAGLLGAIAWNMITWYFGLPSSSSHALIGGLAGSAIAAGAFVNWWTVLEKVVIPMFVSPFVAFGLGFGVMLAIMWIFRRANQHKAQKGFRIAQTISAAAMALGHGLQDAQKTMGVIFLALVTGGFLSEGDDLPFWVIAAAATAISLGTMSGGWRIMRTLGRRIIHLDPSRGFAAESVAASVLYTTAYVWEAPISTTHTITSAIMGVGATKRFSAVRWGIAKSIVAAWIFTFPAAGGVAALTYLICHFVFQLP is encoded by the coding sequence CCAACGCCATCGCGACCTCCGTGTCCACGCGAGCGCTCACACCGCGCATCGCCCTCCTGCTCGCGGCGGTGATGAACTTCGTCGGCGCCTTCCTGGGCCAGAAGGTCGCCCACACCGTCTCCGACACCATCACGCCACCATCGGGTGCCCATGGTCTGACAGTCGTGATGGCCGGCCTGCTCGGCGCCATCGCCTGGAACATGATCACCTGGTACTTCGGGCTGCCCTCGTCCTCGTCGCACGCGCTCATCGGCGGTCTGGCCGGCTCGGCGATCGCCGCCGGCGCGTTCGTCAACTGGTGGACGGTCCTGGAGAAGGTCGTCATCCCGATGTTCGTCTCGCCGTTCGTCGCCTTCGGCCTCGGCTTCGGCGTGATGCTCGCGATCATGTGGATCTTCCGCCGTGCCAACCAGCACAAGGCGCAGAAGGGCTTCCGGATCGCCCAGACCATCTCGGCCGCCGCGATGGCGCTCGGTCACGGTCTCCAGGACGCCCAGAAGACGATGGGCGTCATCTTCCTCGCCCTGGTCACCGGCGGCTTCCTCTCCGAGGGCGACGACCTCCCGTTCTGGGTGATCGCCGCGGCCGCCACCGCCATCTCGCTCGGCACCATGTCCGGCGGCTGGCGCATCATGCGCACCCTCGGCCGTCGCATCATCCACCTCGACCCCTCCCGCGGCTTCGCCGCCGAGTCGGTCGCCGCCTCGGTGCTCTACACGACGGCGTACGTCTGGGAGGCCCCGATCTCGACCACCCACACGATCACCTCGGCGATCATGGGTGTCGGCGCGACCAAGCGGTTCTCCGCGGTCCGCTGGGGTATCGCGAAGTCCATCGTCGCTGCCTGGATCTTCACCTTCCCGGCCGCCGGCGGTGTCGCGGCGCTGACCTACCTGATCTGCCACTTCGTCTTCCAGCTGCCGTAG